TCAGATATATAGTCTTTCAGGTAGTGGTTCTCTGCCCTGAGATCTGATACCTGGGCCTTTACCACATCTCTGATGGATAACATGGCAACGATCTTTGTATTTTCGACAATGGGTAAATGCCTTATCCTGTTTTTGATCATGATTGTTGTGACATAGCAGAGGTCATCGTCGATCTCGGATATAATAAGGTTTGTGGTCATGACCTCGCTCACCTTTATATCCTTGAAGAGGACATTGCCCTTTCTTGTCCAGGACTTCAGCACATCCCTTTCGGTAAACATTCCGACCGGCTTATCGTTGTCAACGACTATCAGCGCGCCGACCTCATTTTCGACCAGCTGGTAAATCGCATCTGCAACTGACTTATCCTTGTCAATCGAGATGATGTTTGAGTTAATCGGCCCTAAGATCTCTTTTACCATCATGGCGCATCACCTGCCCTTTCGTTTCGACGTTAAACCCGTTTCATTTCTCTGCCCGAGTATTTTGCGTAGACAAGGGCAGTTGTCCTGTAAACCATGTGAGCCATCTTCGAAAAAGGCGCATAGGCAAAAAGGAAGAAGACTGAAACAAGGTGGATAAAATAAACCGGATAAGCAGCCATCCTGACATGCGTCAGTCTGAGTACTTCTGACAAGATTCCGGTCACCACAATTGACGTGATAACGCTGATAAAGAGCCAGTCATAATAGCTGCCCTGTCCAGCCTTTTCCGCATTTTTTCTTCTATTGGTTATCACCTGAAGTATGCCGGCAAGGAGAACTACCGCGCTGATATTGCCGAGGATCTTCATCGGGTCATAGA
This genomic stretch from Nitrospirota bacterium harbors:
- a CDS encoding CBS domain-containing protein, with translation MMVKEILGPINSNIISIDKDKSVADAIYQLVENEVGALIVVDNDKPVGMFTERDVLKSWTRKGNVLFKDIKVSEVMTTNLIISEIDDDLCYVTTIMIKNRIRHLPIVENTKIVAMLSIRDVVKAQVSDLRAENHYLKDYISDKYPG